In one Silene latifolia isolate original U9 population chromosome 10, ASM4854445v1, whole genome shotgun sequence genomic region, the following are encoded:
- the LOC141607863 gene encoding uncharacterized protein LOC141607863, translating to MSNLTKLDFAALDISGSNYSEWVLDAEMYLKSYALGDAIKVENTASEQNKAKAIIFPRRHLHEGLKYEYLTMKDPLILWQNLKERYDHLTTIILPKAKFDWIHLRLQDFKSVIEYNSAMHRIASQLTLCGEKIFDADMLEKTYQTFHSSQLLLSQQYRHREFKKYSELVSCLLVAEQNNQILLKNHQSRPSGTDPFREVNATVSSPFPIVNATNKYSGHTRGSGPGRGRGRNNFRGGRGEKFKRSYSHRKGEPKDHSHDRIKKTGENPCHHCGSTRHWINTCRTPQHLVDLYKQSLKNNKGKNIEANFAAEHGNFETNYADGDNNLPFISGKFMDLYISEFMTIDPNGEIGPLIGDGSVPKLD from the coding sequence ATGTCGAATTTGACCAAACTTGATTTTGCGGCCTTGGATATCTCTGGAAGTAATTATTCTGAATGGGTGTTAGATGCCGAGATGTATCTTAAGTCTTATGCCCTTGGTGATGCTATTAAAGTTGAGAATACAGCATCCGAACAAAATAAGGCCAAGGCCATAATTTTTCCCCGTCGTCATCTCCATGAGGGACTCAAATATGAATATTTAACTATGAAAGATCCTTTGATCTTATGGCAAAATCTGAAAGAAAGGTATGACCATCTTACAACAATAATTCTTCCTAAAGCAAAATTTGACTGGATTCACCTAAGGTTACAGGATTTCAAATCCGTTATTGAGTATAACTCAGCCATGCACAGAATCGCTTCACAATTAACTTTGTGTGGAGAAAAGATATTTGATGCGGATATGTTGGAAAAAACATATCAGACTTTTCATAGTTCACAATTGCTACTTTCACAGCAATATCGTCACAGAGAATTTAAAAAATACTCTGAACTAGTTTCATGCTTATTGGTGGCTGAGCAAAATAATCAAATCCTGTTAAAAAACCACCAGTCTCGTCCTAGTGGCACTGATCCATTTCGAGAAGTGAATGCGACAGTTTCTAGTCCATTCCCTATAGTGAATGCGACAAATAAATATTCGGGTCACACTAGAGGTAGTGGCCCTGGACGTGGACGAGGACGAAATAATTTTCGTGGTGGTAGAGGTGAAAAATTTAAAAGATCGTATTCTCACCGAAAGGGGGAACCAAAAGATCATTCACATGATAGGATAAAGAAAACTGGTGAAAATCCATGTCACCATTGTGGCAGTACAAGACATTGGATTAATACTTGTCGTACGCCGCAACATCTTGTTGATCTTTACAAGCAGTCTCTGAAAAATAATAAAGGGAAGAATATAGAAGCAAATTTTGCTGCTGAGCATGGAAATTTTGAGACGAATTATGCTGATGGTGATAACAATCTACCTTTCATATCTGGCAAATTTATGGATTTGTACATCTCAGAATTCATGACCATTGATCCTAATGGAGAAATTGGCCCTTTGATTGGTGATGGAAGTGTCCCAAAATTGGACTAA